From the Eschrichtius robustus isolate mEscRob2 chromosome 19, mEscRob2.pri, whole genome shotgun sequence genome, the window AACCTCGGAGACCCTAAAGATGGAGTAAGGGGGTCCGCGCAGCACAGACTGAACACTAGAAGGAAAACTTAAGCTCAGCTGCGCGACCTTCACTCTCAGGTCTCCGCTTCCGCTTCCGTAAGAAACTGCGCACGAGGGACGTACTTAAGAGGCGAGGCTTCTAGGCGGGACTTGGGCGGAGCGCTGAAGGTGAGGGGCGGGGCGAGGAGAGTCCAGGTCTGAGCCCGAGAGCCCGAAAGGCGGGACAGGGGGTAGGGGGGCCGTCAGGGAATGGTGCTTCCCAGTACTTTGAAACCCCTTAAGTTACTGGCTGTTAACAGATTTCAGGTAAAAGCTTACAGCTTTGGGGACCAGTTATGTTGGAAACTACGATGTTTCCTCCTAACAAGcagaaaatgattttaataaaaaattgtttttgccaGCATGTTGCTCACAAGTCCTGCTCCTGAGGCTCAAGCAATTAAGTGGTTGGGAACTTGGGTCTCCAAGTGGTAGCTGTGGGGGCAGTCGTTGGATGTGGAACATTTCCTGCAATTAGTATTAATTTaagcagtttaaaaaaacaagagcttGACTTGTCTCTGTATTacaaactagaataaaaaatacaaaactctgggacttccctgctggcgcagtggttaagaatccgactgccaatgcaggggacacgggttcgagccctggtccaggaagatcccacatgccgcagagcaactaagcctgtgcgccacaactactgagcctgcgctctagagcccacgggccgcgactactgaagcccacatgccacaactactgaagcccgtgctcctagagcctgtgctctgcagcaagagaagccaccacaacgagaagcccacgctccacaataaagagtagctcccactcgctgcaactagagaaagcctgcgcacagcaagaagacccaacgcagccaaaaataaataataagtaaacaaataaataataaataaataaataaatacaaaactcTCCCTGGGGAGAATGGGCCATTTCATACTGACACCCTGCAGAACAACTTGTCCTTTCTGTTCCTTATTCAGCCAGGAGGCCAACTCAACACTGCTCAGTTCCAGAGACTCAGGGACAAAACCCAGGGTCTGAGACTGGAGGACTAAGGTATGTGATAACTTCTGTCAGTAATGattactttacttttttaaaaatttttcttttttaatttttttttttttcctctggaacatCAAGTTTATTAGCTAGAATTGGAAGAACCAAGGAGTTCTTGGAACAAGAactatccccctcccccaccaacacgGAAGACAGAAGAGTAGGGGAGGGGAGACGTGCCCCAGGAATGACAGTCCAGTCTCTCAAGTTTCACCCAGGTGGGGGTTGAGGGGCAGACCTGCAGCCACGGTGGCCTCACTTTCGGTCGCCCGGGCTGCTCCGGACCATCCTCTGAGCTGGCCAGGGTCTTGGATACGATGCTTCTGAAGGCCGTGCAGAGAACACACTCCTCTTCCCCTGCACCGGGCCCCAGGGAGCGCGGCGGCCTGACCTTCCTGCCTCGGTCATCCATGGGGTTCACATGGGCTCACTTTATTATGACGCCTCATGCTGGGCAGCTTGCAACAAAgatgtttcaaaataaagttcCAGATTCTCCCAGCCACTCCTTGCTTTTTCTGGCTCTGGCCAGAGAGAGTGGATGAGGACACACTCTCAGGCTGCCCAGCGTGGGAGGACCTTCCAGTGTTGGACACACCCAGGGGGCAGCTGCTTCCCTCTGGGGCTCCAatcctgctgctgctggaggTGGATGTCCCAGTGCCACactggggggctgggctgggggtggcagtCCTCGCCTCCAGGCTGGGTGGGGGACAGGCAGACTCACCGGTCTTCTGCCCTGCCTGCTGGTCTTCCTGCAGCTGCACATTTTTTCTGTGGTAGAGCCACCTGGTTTGCAGGGAGGACACCACAGGGCTTGGAGAAGGCTCAAGTTCACTGCCACAGAGGTCCCCGCAAGAGAAGGGCTTCAGAGTTATGATGGAGACCTCCACCTTGGGTTTCTTGGAGCTCACACTGCCTGTCCCAGTGTCCTGGATCTGGTCGCAAGTCAAGCCCGGAGTCCTCACCATTGTCACCTCCAGGTCCTCTTCACAGGGTGGCTGGAGTGGCTCCTTCTGGCCCATGTTGACCCATGGATGCCTCATGAGGTCAGGTAAGGTGCCTCTGTCACTGGGGTTGAGGGCAATCATTTTTTGTAACAGATCCCTTATCTTCAAAGACAGGTAAGGTGGGATGGGGTATTGCCCTTGTAGGATTTGCTTCCGCAGCTCCTGGAAGTCTTTTCCCACAAAGGGCCGGGACCCAGTTACCGTGGTGTACAGCACTACTCCCAAGCTCCACACGTCCACCGCAGGGCCGCTGTAGCTCTGCCCCAGGAAGAGTTCCGGGGCAGCATAAGGGTGTGTGCCGCAGATCGTGTCCAGTTGGACAGTGCCATCACACTTGTTGCTGAGGCCAAAGTCTGTAAGTTTGATATTCATGTTGGAATCAAAGAGGAGGCTCAGTGGCTTCGGGTCCCAATGCACGATGCCCCTCCGGTGGCAGTGCTGCAGGGCGGAGACCAGCTGCTGGAACGGGCCTCGGGCCTCCGCCTCTGTCATACGGCCATGGGTCTTCAAATAGCGGGACATGTCCCCCCCACTGAGGTACTCCATCACCACGAAAAATGTCTCCTCTGTGTCAATCACCCCCAGCAGTTTTACAATATTGGGGTGATTCAGAGCCTTCAGACTGCACACTTCCCGGAAAAGTGCCTGGACACTTGAGAAGCTCTGACGCCTTTTCTTTATGACCTTCGCAGCCACCTGTGTCCCGGTCAGAATGTGCCGGGCCAACTTCACTTTACCGAAGGTGCCTTCACCAGTGGTGTGGAGGATCTCGAAGTCATCAATATGAGCCGCCTTGCCAGCAGATTTGGCTGTGAGGCCCTGCATCCTGGTGATCTGCTAACTACACTGACTGACAGCACTACCTAGCAACGCTAACTACGCTAACTAACAATGCTAACTGTACTAACAGGGCTAAGTATGCTGTCTCTACTAACAACGCTAACTACGCTAACTGTACCAACAGCGCTAACTAGTACTAACTGCACTAACTATGCTAATCAAGTATTAACTATACCAACAATACTCACTATGCTAACTGTACAAAGAACAATGACACaaataaaaaagagtagagaaaagagaaacgaaaatcaacaaaatggcagaaacaaggaaaacacaagCTAACTGTAGGTCCAAGGCCGTCAGGTCACCAAAAGCAGCTTCCTGGGCTCTAAGGACCAAAAACCTGGGCCCACCTTTCTCTTTCATAGGGCTTTGTGAAGTACATCACAATGGTGCACTCTGAGGTCAGAGCAAGAAATGGACCCATCACCGCTGGGGATACACCACAgcggttttctcactttttgagtTCAAGGCCCCTTTACACTTAGGAAAAAGGATcccaaagaaatttttctttacgTGTGTTATTAGATATtggtattcactttgttataaataaaaatctgCAGGATACTTCAGTggcctttttatttctagtttgaaaaTGTGTAATAATTTTAGAGACCTCATAATGTCTACACTTGAAATGTTCAATTCCTTTTCCTTAAATTCTGGTCTCAAAATAACGTTGCAACTTAACTGACTTCACGATACTATACAAAATGTTCTGTTGCATAAGACATGATACGGTACATTATGAAAGTCTATGAAGCTGAGAGAAGGTTTGCCAGGAAGGTCAttgagcagatttctcatcaggagCCTCGGAGGCTTGTACTTCAATGTACTTGaagtgttgaaggaaagaaaccgtcaaccaagaatcctatatctagcaaaactttccttcgaaaatgagagagaaatcaagacattcccAGTTAATCAAGAGTTGAGAGAGTTCTTAACCACCAGACACGCCTGCCACAGGGAGTTCTTCAGGTTGGAGTCAAGGACCCTGGACAGTAGCTCAAAgccttatgaagaaataaagacccCTGGTAAAAGTAGACAGACGGGCGACGAGAAAAGCTAGTACTgttgtaactttggtttgtagctccact encodes:
- the LOC137752481 gene encoding serine/threonine-protein kinase MARK2-like, with the protein product MQGLTAKSAGKAAHIDDFEILHTTGEGTFGKVKLARHILTGTQVAAKVIKKRRQSFSSVQALFREVCSLKALNHPNIVKLLGVIDTEETFFVVMEYLSGGDMSRYLKTHGRMTEAEARGPFQQLVSALQHCHRRGIVHWDPKPLSLLFDSNMNIKLTDFGLSNKCDGTVQLDTICGTHPYAAPELFLGQSYSGPAVDVWSLGVVLYTTVTGSRPFVGKDFQELRKQILQGQYPIPPYLSLKIRDLLQKMIALNPSDRGTLPDLMRHPWVNMGQKEPLQPPCEEDLEVTMVRTPGLTCDQIQDTGTGSVSSKKPKVEVSIITLKPFSCGDLCGSELEPSPSPVVSSLQTRWLYHRKNVQLQEDQQAGQKTGESACPPPSLEARTATPSPAPQCGTGTSTSSSSRIGAPEGSSCPLGVSNTGRSSHAGQPESVSSSTLSGQSQKKKVRPPRSLGPGAGEEECVLCTAFRSIVSKTLASSEDGPEQPGRPKTWTLLAPPLTFSAPPKSRLEASPLKYVPRSPRFCGRNSPAPAVRPRGQRRPPRSRRGRVLSPVLGFCRTRPSPETPSLPPSQRLCPRLLLRPVLRLPRPPLRSQPFPSPGVGGGE